The sequence below is a genomic window from Lepus europaeus isolate LE1 chromosome 9, mLepTim1.pri, whole genome shotgun sequence.
TGTGGCTTCCCATAGCAGAGGGCATAGGCTGTGTCCTGCTTTACGCTGGCCCTCAAGCTCAGCGTTTCACAGATCACCAGCTCGTTcccatttgctcattcattcattcattcagcaaacacaaACTAGCCATTTCCTTTGTACCAGGTCCTAGGGGCATGGAGATGGAGGAGCCACCAATAAATTACTCGTCCTTGCCCCTTCGGTTTCACGTGCCCTTGACCTAAGCTTCCTGGgatctctcctcccctctggcCTTTCTGTAGGCTCTCTCACCATCTCCTGATCCCCCTCTTCCCTCAATAGAGAGATTCAGAGGATAAGAACTGGGCCCTCAAAGAACAGCTGAAGTCCTGGCAGCGGCTCCGGCACGACCTGGAGCGAGCTCGGCTGCTGGTGGAACTGATCCGGAAGCGAGAGAAGCTTAAAAGAGAGACGGTGAGTACTCTTGGGCCAGCCCTGTTGTACTCAGGACAAAACAGAACCGGGAGAAGACAACACTCCATGACCCCAGCCAGGAAGCAATAGGGCTGTTGTGTCAGGGCCGCTAATACGGGCCATGGGAGCAGAATGTCACAGGAGTGTGAGAGTGGAATCCTTGCTTGAGTGACGCAGGGAGCTGGGGGGGCACGGACGAGTGAGGCCACGATCGCTGGGGAGGTGTCACGGGGCTAGGCTCGGGCAGGCAAGTTCCGGAGCCGGGCGGGGGTCTCAGACCTCATGTCGCGGGCCGGGCTTGGTCCTGACGGTGGGGCCTTTTCGTGTGTCAGATCAAGGTGCAGCAGGTCGCCATGGAGATGCAGCTGACCCCTTTCCTCATCCTGCTTCGCAAGACCTTGGAGCAGCTGCAGGAGAAGGACACGGGCAACATCTTCAGCGAGCCGGTCCCTCTGTCCGAGGTAACCGAATCGGACGAAGTAAGAACCCCTTCCCCTCGCCCCGCCTTCTTCCCGCTCCTCCCTGTTGGACCCCGctacaggtctgggccaggaactAGGTGGGACCTTGAAGAGGGGCTGGTGGCTCAGGGCGAGAGGAACCGGAGCCACACGGCTCGCCTGGACTCTGTCTCGTCCCTGTTCCACCCAGGGTCCCGGCATGGGAGGCAGTCTGCACGCCTTCCCCCGAGGCAGGGACTCGGTCTGCCAAGTGGACGGTCCCAGGGCAGGCAGACACTTGGGGTGCTGAACCCCAGGACAGAGGCTTCAGCGGGCCCGGCCTAACGCAGCAGCTCTGAAGGCCCAGGTCCTCACTGCAGACCTCTCCGAGGGGCCTGAGGCAGCAGTCGCCTCACCGATGTCACTGCCACAGAGAGCCAGAGATGCAAGCTGGTGTTCCCCGGGCCTCCCCAGGCCTCCGTGAGAGGGTGTGTGTTCAGCACCGCTCTCCAGGGAAGGAAGGCCCGGAGAGGCTGAGCTGCTCCGGGGTCACACTTGTGACTGGGGACGTCAGCACTGGAATCCGTTGGTCCTTTCCTCTGTGCTACCGCCTGCCTCTAGGTGTGGTGGGAGGAGGTTGCTGGATGCACTGGAAGCATGTCTTAGGAGCAGGGTTTGGGGAACGAGGAGCTCACCTCCACTTGGACACGCCcaccctgctctcccaggtacctGACTACCTGGACCACATCAAAAAGCCCATGGATTTTTTCACCATGAAGCAGAACTTGGAGGCTTACCGCTACCTGAACTTTGACGACTTTGAGGAGGACTTCAACCTCATTGTCAGCAACTGCCTCAAGTATAACGCCAAGGACACCATCTTCTACCGTGCTGCAGTGCGGCTCCGTGAGCAAGGTGGCGCCGTGCTCCGCCAGGCCCGGCGCCAGGCAGAAAAAATGGGCATTGACTTTGAGACGGGCATGCATATCCCACACAACCTGGCTGGAGACGAGGCCCCACACCACGCTGAAGATGGTGGGTGATAAGTCACACGCATGTGCAGAGGCCTGTGCCAGGGCTGGAGGGCTTCCCACAAGTCCCCTCCTGTGAGCAGGCAGTGTAGGCACACGCAGCCAGGCTGCGCAgtggcaggctctccccaggaaACCAGACCACGTGAATCGATAGTGCCGGCACCCCACTCCTTGGGGCTGTTGTTTTACACCTGCTGCTGGTGAGAGGCAAGGGGGAAACAGTGGGTCTCTAGCTGCCTGCCCAGGTTCGAGGGGCCTGAGGGCTGCCTCGAGTCTGACCCGCCCCCCGGCCCTACCTCCCGCAGCAGAGGACGAGCGGCTGGTTCTGCTGGAGAACCAGAAGCACCTGCCTGTGGAAGAGCAGCTGAAGCTGCTGCTGGAGCGGCTGGACGAGGTGAACGCCAGCAAGCAGAGCGTGGGCCGCTCACGGCGCGCCAAGATGATCAAGAAGGAGATGACGGCGCTGCGGCGGAAGCTGGCCCACCAGCGGGAGACGGGACGGGACGGGCCCGAGCGGCACGGCCCCTCGAGCCGCGGCAGCCTCACACCCCACCCAGCAGCCTGCGACAAGGACGGACAGACGGACAGTGCCGCAgaggagagcagcagccaggagacaAGCAAAGGTCTGAACCCCATGGCAAGGCAGACCCCAAAGCTGGGCAGACGTTGGCTCAGCGCAGCACACCctcggcccctgccaccaccgGCAGAGGTCCCTCCTGCACAGCTAGCGCACTTTCGCCCTCACTCCCCCGTCAGGGGCCTCTTAGCTGCCTCTCTGGCTGTTTGTGTGCCGGTCCATGTTCCTCTCCCCCCTCTAGCTGCAGTAATGGTCCTGTCTACCCAGGGCATGGCCCTGCACAGCTGCCCTCTGGCTGTTTGTGCCGGTCCATGTTCCTCTCCCCCTTAGCTGCGGTAATGGCCCTGCACAGCTGCCCTCTGGCTGTTTGTGCCGGTCCATGTTCCTCTCCCCCTTAGCTGCGGTAATGGTCCTGTCTACCCAGGACATGGCCCTGCACAGCTGCCCTCTGGCTGTTTGTGCCGGTCCATGTTCCTCTCCCCCTCTAGCTGCAGCAATGGTCCTGTCTACCCAGGGCATGGCCCTGCACAGCTGCCGTTCTGCAGGCCCCTCACcaactctacttctctctctctctgctccaggcCTGGGTCCCAACATGTCCTCAACCCCCGCACATGAGGTGGGCAGGAGAACCTCAGTTCTGTTCTCCAAAAAGAACCCGAAGACAGCTGGACCGCCCAAGAGGCCGGGCCGGCCCCCCAAAAACCGGGAGAGCCAGATGACCCCCAGCCACGGAGGCAGCCCTGTGGGGCCCCCCCAGCTCCCCATCATGGGCTCCCTGCGTCAGCGCAAGCGGGGTAGGAGCCCCCGGCCCAGTTCGAGCTCAGACAGCGACAGTGATAAGTCCACAGAAGACCCCCCAATGGGTGAGCCTCACCATCACCCAGCCCCCCAGAGAGTGAGCAGCACGGCCAATGCTCCCCCCATAGCCTCAGCCACAAGAGAGCGAGCCGGAAGGGCACGCTAGGCTTCCTTTCCGCCACCCCTCATCCTAGAGTGGGGACTGAGACCCGGAGACCCTGACCGGCCAGGTTCCCATCCGTCACTTCACCTTCTCTCTTCTCAACTTCCTTGGGGATTCCTGCCGTTGAGGTCACCTGTGTCCGGAGAGCAGTGACTGCTGcgggaggaaggggcggggcggggctccagCCAGCTGTGGTGGACCTGCCGTAGCTAGCTCTGCTGGCCAAGCACAGACAGGGAACCCAAGCTCCGAGTCCCTCTCGGCCCCATGCTACCTCTGATCtacatcttccttccttcccctccccccaaccaagACTTACCGGCCAACGGCTTTAGTGGTGGGAGCCAGCCCGTCAAGAAGAGCTTCCTGGTCTACCGGAATGACTGCAGCCTTCCCCGGAGCAGCTCGGACTCCGagtccagcagcagcagcagcagcagcgctgCCTCGGACCGGACCAGGTATCCGTCCCCCAGGTCCGGGCTCGCCTCCGGGCTTCCCAGCTAGGAGTGGGGTCACAGCCGACTCGGCCTAGAGCAAGATGGCTCAGACCCACCGTTCTCTGCGGAGTAAGCGGGTCAGAAGCAGGAGGAGGCATCCTGGGTTAAACCGATGCTTTGACGGCAGCAGTGCCCCGTGGCCTGGGTCTGGTCCGCACACCTgttttggcattttttaaaaaaactaatccaGAGATGCCACATACAACCTCCAGCCGCTGTGTTCCCTTTTCAGAATCCTTAGATCTCACAGGTGTTTCCTTCGAGAGAGGGTGTGCGCTGCCCCTCACCACAGGGCAGTACGGCCCCACCCCGAGGTCACCAGCCTGGCCCGGGGGTGTTGGAGCGTGAAGTTCTTCCTAAAACCTCTGCTTTCCTAAAGGGGCGGACCCTGGGGACTTGAGGCCCGGACACCTACCGTGCCATTCCCCGTTCTCGTCCGCAGCACAACACCCTCAAAGCAAGGCCGGGGCAAGCCCTCCTTCTCTCGGGGCACGTTCCCAGAAGACAGCAGCGAAGACACCTCAGGCACCGAGAACGAGGCCTACTCCGTGGGCACTGGCCGCGGCGTGGGCCACAGCAGTAAGTACCCCCGCCCGCGGCCAGGGGTGCTGGGGTCCCGACGGCCCGGCCTCGTCAGCCCCCCGCCTGCTGATGGGCCTCCTCTCTCCCGTGAAGTGGTGAGGAAGAGTCTGGGCCGGAGCGCTGGCTGGCTGTCCGAGGATGAAGACTCCCCTCTGGACGCTCTGGACCTGGTGTGGGCCAAATGCCGGGGGTACCCGTCGTACCCAGCTCTGGTAGGCTTCCAGTCCTAGGACGCAGTCCGTGCTACTCCCTCGCCGTGGACACGGGTCCTCGGCGACCAGCCTGCAGGCACATGCTGCGTATCGGGTGTTTAGAGGCTCCCAGTCGGCTCCTCGgtctccctttcctttctctttgcccCTTGGGCTCTGAAATAGCGTGGGCAGAAGCCAAGGGTCAGCCTTGCAGCCCTAGTCGCATGCAACCTTTCTCTGTCCCCATTTCCCATGTCGTGTGGGGCGGCAGCAGACTGGACCCACCGCCTCTTCTTGCACCCTCAGATCATTGACCCAAAGATGCCACGAGAAGGTGTGTTCCACCATGGCGTCCCCATTCCTGTGCCCCCGCTGGAGGTGCTGAAACTAGGGGAGCAGATGACCCAGGAAGCCCGAGAGCATCTCTACCTCGTCCTCTTCTTTGACAACAAACGAACCTGGTaaggaaggaagggagcaggTGGTGCGCGTCACAGCACGGATGCAGCCCTGTGCGGCGGGGGCAGGCCGCCAGGACTCCCGAACACTGGGTATCACGTGGCGGCGGGGGCGGGATCCAGAACAGATCTCTGAGCAAGACGGGCGTGTTGACCTGAGGCTGAGAGGCTGAGTGGGCAGTAGCTGGAAACCACAGGACCATCCGCGACAGTGCCGCCCACGGGGGGCCCCCACCCGGACCCAGACCCAGACTTGGCCTTCCCGCCTCAGCCTCCACAGGGAGACtgtcaggctctggctcctggtcctGCCATTTGGACACATGAAGGCTTGTTCACAGGAAGCTGTGCCTGGGGCCCAGGGTCGGGTCCTGCTCGTGCGCCTGGTAGCCGGTGTTTACCCCAGACCGCGGGCTCTTGTCCCTTGAGGGAGGACTGTCTGCTGGGGTCCGGGACCCCAGCACCACCAGGGTGGTCGGAGCGTCAATCCGTGGCGTGGGGAGGGCTGGCTCTTGCTGTCTCCGCGAGGATTTATCTGACGTTCGCTCTGTCCCATAGGCAGTGGCTGCCCAGGACCAAGCTGGTGCCTCTGGGTGTGAACCAGGACCTGGACAAGGAGAAGATGCTGGAGGGCCGCAAGTCCAACATCCGCAAGTCGGTGCAGATCGCCTACCACCGGGCTCTGCAGCACCGCAGCAAGGTGCAGGGCGAGCAGAGCAGCGAGACCAGCGACAGCGACTGACGCGGCCCCCCCTGCCTGCTGTCCTGgagtggcgccggcctctgcacTGACTCATTCCTGGTCTTGGGGCCAGTCTcaggggaagctgggtgggggAGGTCCCTCCTGCCCCGAGTGCAGCTGGACTGTACAGAACACTCCAAGGGCCCAGGGCGGCTCAGcgccagcagaggggagctcccACGGGCCAGAGCCCCAGAGACCTCAGGGCACTGTGGAGGGCAGGGTGGTGGGCCGAGGTTAGGACACTGCGTAAGACAGGCCATCCCGCCACCTCTGCCCGCTCGTGCCCGGAGAATCCGAAACTGcccagaggcctgaggcccccgCAGGTGTGAGGCGAGTGGGCATCTGCCCGGCCTAGCAGTGGGACTGATGTCTGTCCAGCCGGAAGAGGGGCACTAGGTgaccccctcccctgctgctgtAAATACTGTAATTATCGGAGAATTTAAATTATTCTCATTTGTAAC
It includes:
- the BRPF1 gene encoding peregrin isoform X1; translated protein: MGVDFDVKTFCHNLRATKPPYECPVETCRKVYKSYSGIEYHLYHYDHDNPPPPQQTPLRRHKKKGRQSRPANKQSPSPSEVSQSPGREVMSYAQAQRMVEVDLHGRVHRISIFDNLDVVSEDEEAPEEAPESGSNKENGEAPAAAPKAGKHKSKEKRKDSNHHHHGAPASTTPKLPEVVYRELEQDTPDAPPRPTSYYRYIEKSAEELDEEVEYDMDEEDYIWLDIMNERRKTEGVSPIPQEIFEYLMDRLEKESYFESHNKGDPNALVDEDAVCCICNDGECQNSNVILFCDMCNLAVHQECYGVPYIPEGQWLCRRCLQSPSRAVDCALCPNKGGAFKQTDDGRWAHVVCALWIPEVCFANTVFLEPIDSIEHIPPARWKLTCYICKQRGSGACIQCHKANCYTAFHVTCAQQAGLYMKMEPVRETGANGTSFSVRKTAYCDIHTPPGSARRLPALSHSEGEEEEDEEEDEGKGWSSEKVKKAKAKSRIKMKKARKILAEKRAAAPVVSVPCIPPHRLSKITNRLSIQRKSQFMQRLHSYWTLKRQSRNGVPLLRRLQTHLQSQRNCDQVGRDSEDKNWALKEQLKSWQRLRHDLERARLLVELIRKREKLKRETIKVQQVAMEMQLTPFLILLRKTLEQLQEKDTGNIFSEPVPLSEVPDYLDHIKKPMDFFTMKQNLEAYRYLNFDDFEEDFNLIVSNCLKYNAKDTIFYRAAVRLREQGGAVLRQARRQAEKMGIDFETGMHIPHNLAGDEAPHHAEDAEDERLVLLENQKHLPVEEQLKLLLERLDEVNASKQSVGRSRRAKMIKKEMTALRRKLAHQRETGRDGPERHGPSSRGSLTPHPAACDKDGQTDSAAEESSSQETSKGLGPNMSSTPAHEVGRRTSVLFSKKNPKTAGPPKRPGRPPKNRESQMTPSHGGSPVGPPQLPIMGSLRQRKRGRSPRPSSSSDSDSDKSTEDPPMDLPANGFSGGSQPVKKSFLVYRNDCSLPRSSSDSESSSSSSSSAASDRTSTTPSKQGRGKPSFSRGTFPEDSSEDTSGTENEAYSVGTGRGVGHSSKYPRPRPGVLGSRRPGLVSPPPADGPPLSREVVRKSLGRSAGWLSEDEDSPLDALDLVWAKCRGYPSYPALIIDPKMPREGVFHHGVPIPVPPLEVLKLGEQMTQEAREHLYLVLFFDNKRTWQWLPRTKLVPLGVNQDLDKEKMLEGRKSNIRKSVQIAYHRALQHRSKVQGEQSSETSDSD
- the BRPF1 gene encoding peregrin isoform X3, which produces MGVDFDVKTFCHNLRATKPPYECPVETCRKVYKSYSGIEYHLYHYDHDNPPPPQQTPLRRHKKKGRQSRPANKQSPSPSEVSQSPGREVMSYAQAQRMVEVDLHGRVHRISIFDNLDVVSEDEEAPEEAPESGSNKENGEAPAAAPKAGKHKSKEKRKDSNHHHHGAPASTTPKLPEVVYRELEQDTPDAPPRPTSYYRYIEKSAEELDEEVEYDMDEEDYIWLDIMNERRKTEGVSPIPQEIFEYLMDRLEKESYFESHNKGDPNALVDEDAVCCICNDGECQNSNVILFCDMCNLAVHQECYGVPYIPEGQWLCRRCLQSPSRAVDCALCPNKGGAFKQTDDGRWAHVVCALWIPEVCFANTVFLEPIDSIEHIPPARWKLTCYICKQRGSGACIQCHKANCYTAFHVTCAQQAGLYMKMEPVRETGANGTSFSVRKTAYCDIHTPPGSARRLPALSHSEGEEEEDEEEDEGKGWSSEKVKKAKAKSRIKMKKARKILAEKRAAAPVVSVPCIPPHRLSKITNRLSIQRKSQFMQRLHSYWTLKRQSRNGVPLLRRLQTHLQSQRNCDQVGRDSEDKNWALKEQLKSWQRLRHDLERARLLVELIRKREKLKRETIKVQQVAMEMQLTPFLILLRKTLEQLQEKDTGNIFSEPVPLSEVTESDEVPDYLDHIKKPMDFFTMKQNLEAYRYLNFDDFEEDFNLIVSNCLKYNAKDTIFYRAAVRLREQGGAVLRQARRQAEKMGIDFETGMHIPHNLAGDEAPHHAEDAEDERLVLLENQKHLPVEEQLKLLLERLDEVNASKQSVGRSRRAKMIKKEMTALRRKLAHQRETGRDGPERHGPSSRGSLTPHPAACDKDGQTDSAAEESSSQETSKGLGPNMSSTPAHEVGRRTSVLFSKKNPKTAGPPKRPGRPPKNRESQMTPSHGGSPVGPPQLPIMGSLRQRKRGRSPRPSSSSDSDSDKSTEDPPMDLPANGFSGGSQPVKKSFLVYRNDCSLPRSSSDSESSSSSSSSAASDRTSTTPSKQGRGKPSFSRGTFPEDSSEDTSGTENEAYSVGTGRGVGHSMVRKSLGRSAGWLSEDEDSPLDALDLVWAKCRGYPSYPALIIDPKMPREGVFHHGVPIPVPPLEVLKLGEQMTQEAREHLYLVLFFDNKRTWQWLPRTKLVPLGVNQDLDKEKMLEGRKSNIRKSVQIAYHRALQHRSKVQGEQSSETSDSD
- the BRPF1 gene encoding peregrin isoform X2 codes for the protein MGVDFDVKTFCHNLRATKPPYECPVETCRKVYKSYSGIEYHLYHYDHDNPPPPQQTPLRRHKKKGRQSRPANKQSPSPSEVSQSPGREVMSYAQAQRMVEVDLHGRVHRISIFDNLDVVSEDEEAPEEAPESGSNKENGEAPAAAPKAGKHKSKEKRKDSNHHHHGAPASTTPKLPEVVYRELEQDTPDAPPRPTSYYRYIEKSAEELDEEVEYDMDEEDYIWLDIMNERRKTEGVSPIPQEIFEYLMDRLEKESYFESHNKGDPNALVDEDAVCCICNDGECQNSNVILFCDMCNLAVHQECYGVPYIPEGQWLCRRCLQSPSRAVDCALCPNKGGAFKQTDDGRWAHVVCALWIPEVCFANTVFLEPIDSIEHIPPARWKLTCYICKQRGSGACIQCHKANCYTAFHVTCAQQAGLYMKMEPVRETGANGTSFSVRKTAYCDIHTPPGSARRLPALSHSEGEEEEDEEEDEGKGWSSEKVKKAKAKSRIKMKKARKILAEKRAAAPVVSVPCIPPHRLSKITNRLSIQRKSQFMQRLHSYWTLKRQSRNGVPLLRRLQTHLQSQRNCDQVGRDSEDKNWALKEQLKSWQRLRHDLERARLLVELIRKREKLKRETIKVQQVAMEMQLTPFLILLRKTLEQLQEKDTGNIFSEPVPLSEVTESDEVPDYLDHIKKPMDFFTMKQNLEAYRYLNFDDFEEDFNLIVSNCLKYNAKDTIFYRAAVRLREQGGAVLRQARRQAEKMGIDFETGMHIPHNLAGDEAPHHAEDAEDERLVLLENQKHLPVEEQLKLLLERLDEVNASKQSVGRSRRAKMIKKEMTALRRKLAHQRETGRDGPERHGPSSRGSLTPHPAACDKDGQTDSAAEESSSQETSKGLGPNMSSTPAHEVGRRTSVLFSKKNPKTAGPPKRPGRPPKNRESQMTPSHGGSPVGPPQLPIMGSLRQRKRGRSPRPSSSSDSDSDKSTEDPPMDLPANGFSGGSQPVKKSFLVYRNDCSLPRSSSDSESSSSSSSSAASDRTRGGPWGLEARTPTVPFPVLVRSTTPSKQGRGKPSFSRGTFPEDSSEDTSGTENEAYSVGTGRGVGHSMVRKSLGRSAGWLSEDEDSPLDALDLVWAKCRGYPSYPALIIDPKMPREGVFHHGVPIPVPPLEVLKLGEQMTQEAREHLYLVLFFDNKRTWQWLPRTKLVPLGVNQDLDKEKMLEGRKSNIRKSVQIAYHRALQHRSKVQGEQSSETSDSD
- the BRPF1 gene encoding peregrin isoform X5 translates to MGVDFDVKTFCHNLRATKPPYECPVETCRKVYKSYSGIEYHLYHYDHDNPPPPQQTPLRRHKKKGRQSRPANKQSPSPSEVSQSPGREVMSYAQAQRMVEVDLHGRVHRISIFDNLDVVSEDEEAPEEAPESGSNKENGEAPAAAPKAGKHKSKEKRKDSNHHHHGAPASTTPKLPEVVYRELEQDTPDAPPRPTSYYRYIEKSAEELDEEVEYDMDEEDYIWLDIMNERRKTEGVSPIPQEIFEYLMDRLEKESYFESHNKGDPNALVDEDAVCCICNDGECQNSNVILFCDMCNLAVHQECYGVPYIPEGQWLCRRCLQSPSRAVDCALCPNKGGAFKQTDDGRWAHVVCALWIPEVCFANTVFLEPIDSIEHIPPARWKLTCYICKQRGSGACIQCHKANCYTAFHVTCAQQAGLYMKMEPVRETGANGTSFSVRKTAYCDIHTPPGSARRLPALSHSEGEEEEDEEEDEGKGWSSEKVKKAKAKSRIKMKKARKILAEKRAAAPVVSVPCIPPHRLSKITNRLSIQRKSQFMQRLHSYWTLKRQSRNGVPLLRRLQTHLQSQRNCDQVGRDSEDKNWALKEQLKSWQRLRHDLERARLLVELIRKREKLKRETIKVQQVAMEMQLTPFLILLRKTLEQLQEKDTGNIFSEPVPLSEVTESDEVPDYLDHIKKPMDFFTMKQNLEAYRYLNFDDFEEDFNLIVSNCLKYNAKDTIFYRAAVRLREQGGAVLRQARRQAEKMGIDFETGMHIPHNLAGDEAPHHAEDAEDERLVLLENQKHLPVEEQLKLLLERLDEVNASKQSVGRSRRAKMIKKEMTALRRKLAHQRETGRDGPERHGPSSRGSLTPHPAACDKDGQTDSAAEESSSQETSKDLPANGFSGGSQPVKKSFLVYRNDCSLPRSSSDSESSSSSSSSAASDRTRGGPWGLEARTPTVPFPVLVRSTTPSKQGRGKPSFSRGTFPEDSSEDTSGTENEAYSVGTGRGVGHSMVRKSLGRSAGWLSEDEDSPLDALDLVWAKCRGYPSYPALIIDPKMPREGVFHHGVPIPVPPLEVLKLGEQMTQEAREHLYLVLFFDNKRTWQWLPRTKLVPLGVNQDLDKEKMLEGRKSNIRKSVQIAYHRALQHRSKVQGEQSSETSDSD
- the BRPF1 gene encoding peregrin isoform X4: MGVDFDVKTFCHNLRATKPPYECPVETCRKVYKSYSGIEYHLYHYDHDNPPPPQQTPLRRHKKKGRQSRPANKQSPSPSEVSQSPGREVMSYAQAQRMVEVDLHGRVHRISIFDNLDVVSEDEEAPEEAPESGSNKENGEAPAAAPKAGKHKSKEKRKDSNHHHHGAPASTTPKLPEVVYRELEQDTPDAPPRPTSYYRYIEKSAEELDEEVEYDMDEEDYIWLDIMNERRKTEGVSPIPQEIFEYLMDRLEKESYFESHNKGDPNALVDEDAVCCICNDGECQNSNVILFCDMCNLAVHQECYGVPYIPEGQWLCRRCLQSPSRAVDCALCPNKGGAFKQTDDGRWAHVVCALWIPEVCFANTVFLEPIDSIEHIPPARWKLTCYICKQRGSGACIQCHKANCYTAFHVTCAQQAGLYMKMEPVRETGANGTSFSVRKTAYCDIHTPPGSARRLPALSHSEGEEEEDEEEDEGKGWSSEKVKKAKAKSRIKMKKARKILAEKRAAAPVVSVPCIPPHRLSKITNRLSIQRKSQFMQRLHSYWTLKRQSRNGVPLLRRLQTHLQSQRNCDQVGRDSEDKNWALKEQLKSWQRLRHDLERARLLVELIRKREKLKRETIKVQQVAMEMQLTPFLILLRKTLEQLQEKDTGNIFSEPVPLSEVPDYLDHIKKPMDFFTMKQNLEAYRYLNFDDFEEDFNLIVSNCLKYNAKDTIFYRAAVRLREQGGAVLRQARRQAEKMGIDFETGMHIPHNLAGDEAPHHAEDAEDERLVLLENQKHLPVEEQLKLLLERLDEVNASKQSVGRSRRAKMIKKEMTALRRKLAHQRETGRDGPERHGPSSRGSLTPHPAACDKDGQTDSAAEESSSQETSKGLGPNMSSTPAHEVGRRTSVLFSKKNPKTAGPPKRPGRPPKNRESQMTPSHGGSPVGPPQLPIMGSLRQRKRGRSPRPSSSSDSDSDKSTEDPPMDLPANGFSGGSQPVKKSFLVYRNDCSLPRSSSDSESSSSSSSSAASDRTSTTPSKQGRGKPSFSRGTFPEDSSEDTSGTENEAYSVGTGRGVGHSMVRKSLGRSAGWLSEDEDSPLDALDLVWAKCRGYPSYPALIIDPKMPREGVFHHGVPIPVPPLEVLKLGEQMTQEAREHLYLVLFFDNKRTWQWLPRTKLVPLGVNQDLDKEKMLEGRKSNIRKSVQIAYHRALQHRSKVQGEQSSETSDSD